A window of the Hordeum vulgare subsp. vulgare chromosome 5H, MorexV3_pseudomolecules_assembly, whole genome shotgun sequence genome harbors these coding sequences:
- the LOC123398150 gene encoding uncharacterized protein LOC123398150 gives MKTRLPAPPSSPLLSSPLRTFRPNSNSIDMSRALALAVLLLAAAVAAAPLAGAIPIPGEAAGGAGAAMESAAEKAVNPSTFSMPATTEKKD, from the coding sequence ATGAAAACACGTCTGCCCGCTCCAccatcctctcctctcctctcatcTCCGCTACGTACGTTCCGTCCAAACTCCAACTCGATCGACATGTCTCGCGCGCTGGCCCTCGCGGTCCTGCTGCTGGCCGCCGCCGTCGCAGCGGCGCCGCTCGCCGGCGCGATCCCCATCCCGGGGGAAGCCGCCGGCGGCGCCGGGGCCGCGATGGAGTCGGCCGCCGAGAAGGCGGTCAACCCCTCCACCTTCAGCATGCCCGCCACCACCGAGAAGAAAGATTAA